A window of Aeromicrobium sp. Root236 contains these coding sequences:
- a CDS encoding IclR family transcriptional regulator, with protein sequence MDNSSGVGVLDKAALVLAALEPGPATLAGLVASTGLARPTAHRLAVALEHHRLVARDMQGRFILGPRLGELAAAAGEDRLLAAAGPVLARLRDITGESAQLFRRQGDFRVCVAAADRPTGLRDSIPVGGQLTMSAGSAAQVLLSWEDPERMNKGLLKATFSAAELSAVRRRGWAQSVGERETGVGSVSAPVRSPSGKVVAAVSVSGPLERLTRQPGRMHAPAVVAAAERLSQSLRRSN encoded by the coding sequence ATGGACAACTCTAGCGGAGTCGGCGTTCTCGACAAAGCCGCTCTCGTGCTCGCCGCGCTCGAGCCCGGACCCGCGACACTGGCCGGTCTCGTGGCGAGCACCGGCCTCGCGCGACCCACTGCGCACCGCCTCGCCGTGGCACTCGAACATCATCGGCTCGTCGCTCGGGACATGCAAGGACGCTTCATCCTCGGCCCGCGTCTCGGCGAGCTCGCTGCCGCTGCCGGAGAGGACCGCCTGCTGGCGGCCGCCGGACCGGTGCTGGCCCGTCTGCGTGACATCACCGGCGAGTCCGCACAGCTGTTCCGTCGCCAGGGCGACTTCCGCGTATGTGTCGCCGCAGCCGATCGCCCGACCGGTCTGCGTGACTCGATCCCCGTCGGCGGCCAGCTGACGATGAGTGCCGGCTCCGCCGCCCAGGTCCTGCTGTCGTGGGAGGACCCGGAGCGGATGAACAAGGGACTGCTCAAGGCCACGTTCTCGGCCGCCGAGCTGTCGGCCGTACGCCGTCGTGGCTGGGCCCAGAGCGTCGGAGAGCGCGAGACGGGCGTCGGCTCGGTCTCCGCGCCGGTCCGCTCCCCCTCGGGCAAGGTCGTCGCCGCGGTGTCGGTGTCGGGCCCGCTCGAGCGACTGACCCGGCAGCCCGGCCGGATGCACGCGCCAGCCGTCGTCGCTGCCGCTGAACGCCTCTCGCAGAGCCTCCGCCGGTCCAACTAG
- the leuC gene encoding 3-isopropylmalate dehydratase large subunit, which translates to MGKTLAEKIWDEHVVRSHEGEPDLLYIDLHLIHEVTSPQAFDGLRIAGRTVRRPDLTLATEDHNIPTTDLDKPIADLVSRTQVETLRRNCEEFGVRLHPMGDIDQGIVHVVGPQLGLTQPGMTIVCGDSHTSTHGAFGSIAFGIGTSEVEHVLATQSLSQAKPKMMAVEVVGELPVGSTAKDLILALITQETTGGGQGYIVEYRGEAIRKLSMEARMTICNMSIEWGAKAGLIAPDQTTYDYLEGRPNAPTGADWDAAVAYWDSLVTDDDAEFDKVITIDASTITPFVTWGTNPGQGVPLSGNVPDPASFEDDNERIAAENALRYMGLEAGTPMKDIKVDTVFIGSCTNGRIEDLRVAANLIEGHKVAPDTRILVVPGSVRVRLEAEQEGLDVIFKDAGAEWRGAGCSMCLGMNPDQLTPGERSASTSNRNFEGRQGKGGRTHLVSPDVAVATGILGHLAGPADLAELEKAGA; encoded by the coding sequence ATGGGCAAGACCCTTGCCGAGAAGATCTGGGACGAGCACGTCGTACGCAGCCACGAGGGCGAGCCCGACCTGCTCTACATCGACCTGCACCTGATTCACGAGGTGACGAGTCCTCAGGCCTTCGACGGGCTCCGCATCGCCGGGCGCACCGTGCGCCGCCCCGACCTCACCCTCGCGACCGAGGACCACAACATCCCGACGACCGACCTCGACAAGCCGATCGCCGACCTCGTGTCGCGCACGCAGGTCGAGACGCTCCGCCGCAACTGCGAGGAGTTCGGCGTACGCCTGCACCCCATGGGCGACATCGACCAGGGCATCGTGCACGTCGTCGGCCCGCAGCTCGGCCTGACCCAGCCCGGCATGACGATCGTGTGCGGCGACTCGCACACCTCGACGCACGGCGCCTTCGGCTCGATCGCGTTCGGCATCGGTACGTCCGAGGTCGAGCACGTGCTGGCGACGCAGTCGTTGTCGCAGGCCAAGCCCAAGATGATGGCCGTCGAGGTCGTCGGCGAGCTGCCCGTCGGCTCGACCGCCAAGGACCTGATCCTCGCGCTCATCACGCAGGAGACGACCGGCGGCGGACAGGGCTACATCGTGGAGTACCGCGGTGAGGCGATCCGCAAGCTGTCGATGGAAGCCCGCATGACGATCTGCAACATGTCGATCGAGTGGGGCGCCAAGGCCGGACTCATCGCTCCGGACCAGACGACCTACGACTACCTCGAGGGACGCCCGAACGCGCCGACGGGTGCCGACTGGGACGCCGCGGTGGCCTACTGGGACAGTCTCGTCACCGACGACGACGCCGAGTTCGACAAGGTCATCACGATCGACGCCTCGACCATCACGCCGTTCGTCACGTGGGGCACCAACCCCGGCCAGGGCGTGCCGCTGTCCGGCAACGTGCCCGACCCGGCATCGTTCGAGGACGACAACGAGCGCATCGCCGCCGAGAACGCCCTGCGCTACATGGGCCTCGAGGCCGGCACGCCGATGAAGGACATCAAGGTCGACACGGTGTTCATCGGGTCCTGCACCAACGGCCGCATCGAGGACCTGCGCGTCGCCGCCAACCTCATCGAGGGGCACAAGGTCGCTCCGGACACCCGGATCCTCGTCGTCCCCGGCTCGGTGCGCGTACGCCTGGAGGCCGAGCAGGAGGGCCTCGACGTGATCTTCAAGGACGCCGGCGCCGAGTGGCGCGGTGCGGGCTGCTCGATGTGCCTGGGCATGAACCCCGACCAGCTCACGCCGGGGGAGCGCAGCGCGTCGACGTCCAACCGCAACTTCGAAGGCCGTCAGGGCAAGGGTGGACGTACGCACCTGGTGTCGCCCGACGTGGCCGTCGCCACCGGAATCCTCGGACACCTCGCCGGCCCCGCCGACCTGGCCGAGCTCGAGAAGGCAGGAGCCTAG
- the leuD gene encoding 3-isopropylmalate dehydratase small subunit — protein sequence MEKFSTHTGVGAPLRRSNVDTDQIIPAVWLKKVTRDGFEEGLFSAWRSDPSFVLNQDAYKNATVLVAGPDFGTGSSREHAVWALQNYGFKVVISPRFGDIFRGNSGKAGLLAAQVDDKVVQRLWDYLDTNPGATITVDLESRTVKAGDGVDAIEDSFTIDDYTRWRLLEGLDDVGITLSHEDAIVTYEKSRPSFKPATL from the coding sequence ATGGAGAAGTTCTCGACTCATACAGGTGTGGGCGCCCCGCTGCGGCGCAGCAACGTCGACACCGACCAGATCATCCCCGCCGTCTGGCTCAAGAAGGTCACGCGCGACGGGTTCGAAGAGGGCCTGTTCTCGGCCTGGCGCAGCGATCCGTCGTTCGTGCTCAACCAGGACGCCTACAAGAACGCGACGGTCCTCGTCGCCGGCCCCGACTTCGGCACCGGCTCGTCGCGCGAGCACGCCGTGTGGGCGCTGCAGAACTACGGGTTCAAGGTCGTCATCTCGCCGCGATTCGGCGACATCTTCCGCGGCAACTCCGGCAAGGCCGGTCTGCTGGCGGCACAGGTCGACGACAAGGTCGTGCAGCGGCTCTGGGACTACCTCGACACCAACCCCGGCGCGACGATCACGGTCGATCTGGAGTCGCGCACGGTCAAGGCCGGCGACGGCGTCGACGCGATCGAGGACTCGTTCACGATCGACGACTACACCCGCTGGCGCCTGCTCGAGGGCCTCGACGACGTCGGCATCACGCTGAGCCACGAGGACGCCATCGTCACCTACGAGAAGTCGCGCCCGAGCTTCAAGCCCGCCACGCTCTAA
- a CDS encoding 1-acyl-sn-glycerol-3-phosphate acyltransferase — translation MVKRPVPFTTKVIKFFLRPILMVTTKRDWQGMENLPDGGFVLAPNHVSHADPFLIGHFMLDNNIAPRFLAKDTLVGAKWYGWILRNAQQIPVYRSTEGAAESLRAASAAVEAGHVVTIYPEGTITRDPAAWPMSGRTGAVRVALSTGKPLVPLMQWGPQEILWPYAKKVRLFPRKTIHIRVGKPVDLSDFEGKELTEEVLHAATDRLMDTLTAMMAEVRGELPSTPRIDVHTLSKPKSNYKRLDS, via the coding sequence ATGGTGAAGCGCCCTGTTCCATTCACGACCAAGGTGATCAAGTTCTTCCTCCGGCCGATCCTGATGGTCACGACCAAGCGGGACTGGCAGGGCATGGAGAACCTGCCCGACGGCGGATTCGTCCTGGCGCCCAACCACGTGTCGCACGCCGACCCGTTCCTGATCGGGCACTTCATGCTCGACAACAACATCGCGCCCCGGTTCCTCGCCAAGGACACCCTCGTCGGCGCCAAGTGGTACGGCTGGATCCTGCGCAACGCCCAGCAGATCCCGGTCTATCGCAGCACCGAGGGCGCCGCCGAGTCGCTCCGCGCGGCCTCTGCCGCCGTCGAGGCCGGTCACGTCGTCACGATCTACCCCGAGGGCACCATCACCCGCGACCCGGCCGCGTGGCCCATGAGCGGCCGCACGGGCGCCGTACGCGTCGCGCTGAGCACCGGCAAGCCGCTCGTTCCGCTGATGCAGTGGGGCCCCCAGGAGATCCTGTGGCCGTACGCCAAGAAGGTGCGGCTGTTCCCGCGCAAGACGATCCACATCCGCGTCGGCAAGCCGGTGGACCTGTCCGACTTCGAGGGCAAGGAGCTCACCGAGGAGGTCCTCCACGCGGCAACCGACCGCCTGATGGACACGTTGACTGCCATGATGGCCGAGGTGCGGGGCGAGCTGCCCTCGACACCTCGCATCGATGTGCATACCCTCAGCAAGCCGAAGAGCAACTACAAGCGATTGGATTCGTGA
- a CDS encoding NAD(P)H-dependent glycerol-3-phosphate dehydrogenase: protein MAQTAVMGAGSWGTAFAMVLADAGNDVRLWGRRTELCETINTKHENSDYLPGIELPKEITATHDPAEAMAGAEIVVLAVPSQQLRDNLVSWSEHVPADAVMVSLMKGVELGTHKRMSEVIAEITGAGPERIAVVSGPNLAREIANREPAASVVACEDQGVAERLQKLCHTASFRPYSMTDVVGCELAGTAKNIIGLAVGVCVGLGYGDNTKASVITRGLAETARLGAAIGADPVTFMGLAGMGDLVATCSSPLSRNRTFGEKLGQGMSVEEVMGQTSQVAEGVKSCVSVSELAKLHDVEMPIVEHVAALIAGEMSPDELVSRLISRQAKPETV from the coding sequence ATGGCGCAGACTGCCGTGATGGGCGCAGGTTCGTGGGGCACGGCCTTCGCCATGGTGCTGGCCGATGCCGGCAACGACGTACGCCTGTGGGGACGGCGGACCGAGCTGTGCGAGACGATCAACACCAAGCACGAGAACTCCGACTATCTCCCGGGCATCGAGCTGCCCAAGGAGATCACCGCGACGCACGACCCGGCCGAGGCGATGGCCGGCGCCGAGATCGTCGTGCTGGCGGTTCCGTCGCAGCAGCTGCGCGACAATCTCGTGTCGTGGAGCGAGCATGTGCCCGCCGATGCCGTCATGGTGAGCCTCATGAAGGGTGTCGAGCTCGGCACCCACAAGCGCATGAGCGAGGTCATCGCCGAGATCACCGGCGCCGGCCCTGAGCGCATCGCCGTGGTCTCGGGTCCCAACCTGGCCCGCGAGATCGCCAACCGTGAGCCGGCCGCGAGCGTCGTCGCGTGCGAGGACCAAGGGGTCGCCGAGCGGCTGCAGAAGCTGTGTCACACGGCGTCGTTCCGGCCCTACTCGATGACCGACGTGGTCGGTTGCGAGCTTGCCGGCACCGCCAAGAACATCATCGGCCTGGCTGTCGGCGTGTGCGTGGGCCTCGGCTACGGCGACAACACCAAGGCCTCGGTCATCACCCGGGGGCTCGCCGAGACGGCACGCCTCGGCGCGGCCATCGGCGCCGACCCGGTCACGTTCATGGGCCTCGCCGGCATGGGTGACCTCGTGGCGACCTGCTCGTCGCCGCTGTCGCGCAACCGCACGTTCGGCGAGAAGCTCGGGCAGGGCATGAGCGTCGAGGAGGTCATGGGCCAGACCAGCCAGGTGGCCGAGGGCGTCAAGTCATGCGTCTCGGTCAGCGAGCTGGCCAAGCTGCACGACGTCGAGATGCCGATCGTGGAGCATGTCGCGGCCCTGATCGCCGGCGAGATGAGCCCGGACGAGCTCGTCTCGCGGCTGATCTCGCGACAGGCCAAGCCCGAGACGGTCTAG
- a CDS encoding PLP-dependent aspartate aminotransferase family protein: MPGHELSPSTIAVGAGRPNRVPGGPLNAPITLASALVPGGASEYGRQGNPTWDSFETVLGALEGGRALSFASGTAATSALFDLVPAKATVVAPRHAYYGTLTQLHERARRGQIDLKLVDIDNTQHVINAAENAALVWIESPTNPSLEIADIAAISQAASHAGAAVAVDNTFATPLRQKPLELGADFAVHSASKLLSGHSDVILGAVVTNSDRAYAAIEKRRSVLGAIPGAMETWLAARGMRTLHVRLDRAEANAQELHKRLSASNRIAYSRYPGFGTIIAFEVTGGAQVAQKMTEQSDIITYATSLGGVESTWERRRRHPGEPESVPEGLIRLSVGIEDVEDLWIDIQNVLAAFS; the protein is encoded by the coding sequence ATGCCCGGACACGAACTTTCGCCCTCGACCATCGCTGTTGGCGCAGGGCGGCCGAACCGCGTCCCGGGGGGACCGCTCAACGCGCCCATCACGCTCGCGAGCGCGCTGGTTCCCGGCGGTGCCTCCGAGTACGGCCGGCAGGGCAATCCGACGTGGGACTCGTTCGAGACCGTCCTGGGCGCGCTCGAGGGCGGGCGTGCCCTGTCCTTCGCCTCCGGCACCGCGGCCACCAGCGCGCTGTTCGACCTCGTGCCGGCCAAGGCCACGGTCGTGGCGCCCCGGCACGCCTACTACGGAACCCTCACCCAGCTGCACGAACGCGCACGTCGCGGCCAGATCGACCTCAAGCTCGTCGACATCGACAACACCCAGCACGTGATCAACGCCGCCGAGAACGCGGCTCTGGTGTGGATCGAGTCGCCGACCAACCCCTCGCTCGAGATCGCCGACATCGCCGCGATCTCCCAGGCCGCGTCGCACGCCGGTGCCGCCGTCGCGGTCGACAACACGTTCGCCACTCCCCTGCGCCAGAAGCCGCTCGAGCTCGGCGCCGACTTCGCGGTGCACTCGGCGTCCAAGCTGCTGTCAGGTCACAGCGACGTCATCCTCGGTGCCGTGGTGACCAACAGCGACCGGGCCTACGCCGCGATCGAGAAGCGCCGCTCGGTGCTCGGCGCGATCCCCGGCGCGATGGAGACGTGGCTCGCCGCCCGCGGCATGCGTACGCTCCACGTGCGGCTCGACCGTGCTGAGGCCAACGCCCAGGAGCTCCACAAGCGGCTCTCCGCGTCCAACCGCATCGCGTACTCCCGCTACCCGGGGTTCGGCACGATCATCGCGTTCGAGGTCACCGGCGGCGCCCAGGTGGCGCAGAAGATGACCGAGCAGAGCGACATCATCACGTACGCCACGAGCCTCGGCGGCGTCGAGTCGACGTGGGAACGTCGCCGTCGCCACCCCGGCGAGCCGGAGTCGGTGCCCGAGGGCCTGATCCGGCTCTCGGTCGGCATCGAGGACGTCGAGGACCTCTGGATCGACATCCAGAACGTGCTCGCCGCGTTCAGCTGA
- a CDS encoding D-alanine--D-alanine ligase family protein: MSLSVDTSVGKPRLAVIFGGRSSEHGVSCLTAREVIAAIDHDRYDVQPVGITRDGAWVQETAVWPELAAGQLPEVRGDSPSFAWEELRGFDAVFPLLHGPWGEDGTIQGLLEMADVRYVGAGVLSSAVSMDKPFTKTVFSAAGLPQIPYVTVLPWQWKGERERVEARIRALGLPVFVKPARAGSSSGVTMVDTWEELDSAVNKARDFDPKVIVEAGAKGKRELECAVIQEPDGKPVASLVGEITVEADSAHEFYDFEAKYLDGTSRNVVPADISVTLSERIRTYAVQAFEAVGCEGLARVDFFLTDDGLVINEINTMPGFTPYSMFPVLWQASGMSYPELVDRLIQLALGRETGLR, from the coding sequence ATGAGCCTCTCGGTGGACACCTCAGTCGGCAAACCAAGACTTGCTGTCATTTTTGGCGGCCGTTCCAGTGAGCATGGGGTTTCCTGCCTCACGGCGCGCGAGGTCATCGCGGCGATCGACCACGATCGCTACGACGTCCAGCCCGTCGGCATCACGCGAGACGGTGCGTGGGTCCAGGAGACGGCCGTGTGGCCGGAGCTCGCCGCCGGTCAACTGCCCGAGGTACGTGGTGACAGTCCCTCGTTCGCCTGGGAGGAGCTGCGCGGATTCGACGCGGTCTTCCCGCTGCTTCACGGCCCGTGGGGCGAGGACGGCACGATCCAGGGTCTGCTCGAGATGGCCGACGTCCGCTACGTCGGCGCCGGCGTGCTCTCCAGCGCCGTGAGCATGGACAAGCCGTTCACCAAGACCGTGTTCTCCGCCGCGGGCCTGCCGCAGATCCCGTACGTGACGGTGCTGCCGTGGCAGTGGAAGGGCGAGCGCGAACGCGTCGAGGCGCGCATCCGTGCGCTGGGCCTGCCGGTCTTCGTCAAGCCCGCCCGTGCCGGATCGAGCTCGGGCGTGACGATGGTCGACACGTGGGAGGAGCTGGACAGCGCCGTCAACAAGGCGCGTGACTTCGACCCCAAGGTCATCGTCGAGGCCGGAGCCAAGGGCAAGCGCGAGCTCGAGTGCGCCGTCATCCAGGAGCCCGACGGCAAGCCCGTCGCGAGCCTCGTCGGCGAGATCACGGTCGAGGCGGACTCAGCACACGAGTTCTACGACTTCGAGGCCAAGTACCTCGACGGCACGAGTCGCAACGTGGTGCCGGCGGACATCTCGGTGACGCTCAGCGAGCGCATCCGGACGTACGCCGTGCAGGCCTTCGAGGCGGTCGGCTGCGAGGGACTGGCCCGCGTCGACTTCTTCCTGACCGACGACGGCCTGGTGATCAACGAGATCAACACGATGCCGGGGTTCACGCCCTACTCGATGTTCCCCGTGCTGTGGCAGGCGAGCGGGATGTCCTATCCCGAGCTCGTCGACCGCCTGATCCAGCTCGCCCTCGGTCGCGAGACCGGACTGCGTTAG
- a CDS encoding DUF3515 domain-containing protein — protein MRRRLLLAAALCLALVTAGCGSELSVDEYPTVRGTEVNCKGLFADRPLKVAGQKNRMVKGENASAWGDPAIILRCGVEKPEDLGPASRCDMVDDVGWFSESTSDGYLFTTIGRDYYVSVEVPDDYAPEADALADLADSIARHDPVKKPCV, from the coding sequence ATGCGCCGGCGCCTTCTCCTCGCCGCCGCTCTCTGCCTCGCCCTCGTCACGGCGGGCTGCGGGTCGGAGCTGTCGGTCGACGAGTACCCGACCGTGCGCGGCACGGAGGTCAACTGCAAGGGCCTGTTCGCCGACCGGCCGTTGAAGGTCGCGGGTCAGAAGAATCGCATGGTCAAGGGCGAGAACGCGTCTGCCTGGGGCGATCCGGCGATCATCCTGCGGTGCGGCGTCGAGAAGCCCGAGGACCTCGGTCCGGCGTCGCGGTGCGACATGGTCGACGACGTCGGCTGGTTCAGCGAGTCGACGTCCGACGGCTACCTGTTCACCACGATCGGCCGCGACTACTACGTCAGCGTCGAGGTGCCGGACGACTACGCGCCCGAGGCCGACGCCCTCGCCGACCTGGCCGACTCCATCGCGCGGCACGACCCGGTCAAGAAGCCCTGCGTCTAA
- a CDS encoding Lrp/AsnC ligand binding domain-containing protein translates to MAVQAYILVQTEVGKAAEVATAIAAIDGVTLAEDVTGPYDVIVRAEGPSVDELGALVVTTIQNVPGITRTLTCPIVRI, encoded by the coding sequence ATGGCTGTGCAGGCTTACATCCTCGTCCAGACCGAGGTCGGCAAGGCCGCCGAGGTCGCGACCGCGATCGCTGCCATCGACGGTGTCACGCTCGCCGAGGACGTCACCGGACCCTACGACGTCATCGTGCGGGCCGAGGGCCCCAGCGTCGACGAGCTCGGTGCGTTGGTCGTCACGACGATCCAGAACGTCCCCGGCATCACCCGTACGCTCACCTGCCCCATCGTCCGCATCTAG
- a CDS encoding thiamine-phosphate kinase gives MATSAPDEPTIGDIGEFGLIDQLRAEIGDNRHVLLGPGDDAAHVSTKDGSFLVSTDLLIEGRHFRRDWSSAHDIGRKAAACNLSDINAMGGVATALTVGFGAPAELPVSWALEMIRGFEVECAHVGAHVVGGDVTASDKIVIAVTAMGDVVRPVLRSGALPGDVVAYAGQLGLAGAGFAALSRGFRSPKAAVEAHRVPHPPYAAGPQAAGAGATAMTDISDGLLADLGHIADASGVAIDLVSSTFEIPEPVATVSEALGVDALTFMLTGGDDYALVATFSSQASLPEGWTAIGAVSDGAGILVDGKAYEGPAGHQHFR, from the coding sequence ATGGCGACCAGTGCTCCGGACGAACCCACGATCGGCGACATCGGCGAGTTCGGCCTGATCGACCAGCTGCGCGCCGAGATCGGCGACAATCGCCACGTCCTGCTCGGTCCCGGCGACGACGCCGCCCACGTGTCGACCAAGGACGGCAGCTTCCTGGTGTCCACGGATCTGCTCATCGAGGGCCGGCACTTCCGCCGCGACTGGTCCTCGGCGCACGACATCGGCCGCAAGGCCGCGGCCTGCAACCTCTCGGACATCAACGCGATGGGCGGGGTCGCGACGGCGCTCACGGTGGGGTTCGGCGCGCCCGCAGAGCTGCCGGTGTCGTGGGCGCTGGAGATGATCCGCGGCTTCGAGGTCGAGTGTGCGCACGTCGGCGCCCATGTCGTCGGTGGCGACGTCACGGCGTCCGACAAGATCGTCATCGCCGTCACCGCGATGGGTGATGTCGTGCGTCCGGTGCTCCGGTCCGGAGCGCTCCCCGGCGACGTCGTGGCGTACGCCGGACAGCTGGGCCTCGCTGGTGCCGGGTTCGCCGCGCTCAGTCGCGGTTTCCGGTCGCCCAAGGCTGCGGTCGAGGCGCATCGCGTTCCCCACCCGCCCTACGCCGCTGGCCCACAGGCCGCCGGTGCCGGCGCGACCGCCATGACCGACATCAGCGACGGGTTGCTCGCCGACCTGGGGCACATCGCCGACGCGAGCGGCGTGGCGATCGACCTCGTCTCGTCGACGTTCGAGATCCCCGAGCCGGTGGCGACGGTCAGCGAGGCGCTCGGCGTCGACGCCCTTACGTTCATGCTGACCGGCGGCGACGACTACGCGCTGGTCGCCACGTTCAGCTCACAGGCCTCGCTGCCCGAGGGCTGGACCGCGATCGGCGCGGTCTCCGACGGAGCCGGGATCCTGGTCGACGGCAAGGCGTACGAGGGTCCGGCAGGTCACCAGCACTTCAGGTGA
- a CDS encoding class I SAM-dependent methyltransferase, translating into MKSATTASRTAVLVCQGRAVADMWDDVGPFSDPTAARLLLDDERVAVDLASDDAPPPGWGLRMEWEMLRATAEVIVPRTVAIDDAVRERVSDQVVILGAGLDGRAWRMTELAGSDVFEVDHPASQQAKRSRAEGMTPAARDVRFVPVDFGRDRLDEALVAQGHRTDGPTTWVWEGVVPYLDRTDVEATMRVIDDLSAPGSRLIVNYQAPSTSAALGRLVMGAMTTLSRRPNPLAGEPTRSTWTAEAMRELLETHGFTVARDDDLLALAVESGRPVRQRRSLANGRVVVADLS; encoded by the coding sequence ATGAAGTCAGCAACGACGGCGAGTCGGACGGCGGTGCTGGTCTGCCAGGGGCGGGCCGTCGCCGACATGTGGGACGACGTCGGGCCGTTCTCCGACCCGACAGCGGCGCGGCTGCTGCTCGACGACGAGCGGGTCGCCGTCGACCTGGCCAGTGACGACGCGCCGCCTCCGGGGTGGGGCCTGCGCATGGAGTGGGAGATGCTGCGCGCGACTGCTGAGGTGATCGTGCCGAGGACCGTGGCGATCGACGATGCCGTGCGCGAGCGGGTCAGCGACCAGGTCGTGATCCTCGGTGCCGGCCTGGACGGACGCGCGTGGCGCATGACCGAGCTGGCCGGATCGGACGTCTTCGAGGTCGACCATCCCGCGTCGCAGCAGGCGAAGCGGTCCAGGGCAGAGGGGATGACGCCTGCCGCTCGGGACGTGCGGTTCGTGCCCGTCGACTTCGGCCGCGACCGGCTTGACGAGGCGCTGGTCGCGCAGGGACATCGCACCGACGGGCCGACGACCTGGGTCTGGGAGGGCGTCGTGCCCTATCTCGACCGTACGGACGTGGAGGCCACGATGCGCGTCATCGATGACCTGTCCGCCCCCGGAAGCCGACTGATCGTGAACTACCAGGCTCCCTCGACGTCCGCGGCGCTCGGCCGCCTGGTGATGGGCGCGATGACGACCCTGAGTCGCCGGCCCAACCCGCTGGCGGGTGAGCCGACGAGGTCGACCTGGACCGCTGAGGCGATGCGAGAGCTGCTCGAGACACACGGGTTCACGGTTGCTCGCGACGACGACCTGTTGGCGCTCGCCGTGGAATCGGGTCGGCCGGTCAGGCAGCGACGATCGCTGGCCAACGGCCGGGTCGTGGTGGCCGACCTCAGCTGA
- a CDS encoding GNAT family N-acetyltransferase, with the protein MSLVLRRLALGDEADTIAAVTEMAAEGGHWSYRYRPDLPWADYVALVRGWEEGRDLPGDFVANADLVADVDGVVVGRSSLRFELNDFLRTLGGHIGYAVRPQFRGRGYAKEILRQSVELLRDRGISPALVTCDDDNLASARVIEANGGVLEGIVPGVAHIPKRRYWLS; encoded by the coding sequence TTGAGCCTGGTCCTGCGTCGCCTCGCCCTGGGCGACGAGGCCGACACGATCGCGGCCGTCACCGAGATGGCGGCCGAAGGTGGTCACTGGTCCTACCGCTATCGCCCCGACCTGCCCTGGGCGGACTACGTCGCGCTCGTCCGCGGGTGGGAGGAAGGCCGTGACCTGCCCGGCGACTTCGTCGCGAACGCCGATCTCGTCGCCGATGTCGACGGGGTCGTCGTCGGCCGGTCGTCACTGCGGTTCGAGCTCAACGACTTCCTGCGGACCCTCGGCGGCCACATCGGCTATGCCGTACGCCCGCAGTTCCGTGGTCGCGGGTATGCCAAGGAGATCCTGCGACAGTCCGTCGAGCTGTTGAGGGACCGGGGCATCAGCCCCGCGTTGGTCACCTGTGACGACGACAACCTCGCGTCAGCCAGGGTCATCGAAGCCAACGGGGGCGTCCTCGAGGGGATCGTGCCCGGCGTGGCCCACATCCCCAAGCGCCGGTACTGGCTCAGCTGA